The following proteins are encoded in a genomic region of Nitratireductor sp. GISD-1A_MAKvit:
- a CDS encoding prephenate dehydratase: MAANTNKIAFQGEPGANSDTACRNMFPDMEPLPCATFEDCFTVVETGAADLAMIPIENTIAGRVADIHHLLPRSKLHIVGEYFLPIHFQLMVLPGVKVEEIKTVYSHIHALGQCRNIIRENRWKGTVAGDTAGAARLVAEMGERSNAALAPLLASELYGLDIAMENVEDTDNNVTRFVVLSREQKWAERKSPDQLMMTTFIFRVRNVPAALYKTMGGFATNGVNMTKLESYQLGGKFFSTLFYADVEGHPDDRNVALALEELGFFSREVRILGVYEGHSFRATQTEDED; this comes from the coding sequence ATGGCAGCCAACACCAACAAGATTGCCTTTCAGGGCGAACCCGGTGCGAATTCGGATACGGCCTGCCGCAACATGTTTCCGGATATGGAGCCTCTACCGTGCGCCACGTTCGAAGACTGTTTCACCGTTGTCGAAACCGGCGCGGCCGATCTGGCGATGATCCCCATCGAGAACACGATTGCCGGGCGTGTGGCCGACATTCATCATCTTCTGCCGCGCTCCAAGCTGCACATCGTCGGTGAGTATTTCCTGCCGATCCACTTTCAGCTCATGGTGCTTCCCGGCGTAAAGGTCGAGGAAATCAAAACCGTTTACAGCCACATCCATGCGCTCGGTCAGTGCCGCAACATCATTCGCGAGAACCGCTGGAAGGGCACTGTCGCGGGAGACACTGCGGGTGCCGCGCGGCTTGTCGCCGAAATGGGTGAGCGCTCCAATGCCGCGCTGGCGCCACTGTTGGCCTCCGAGCTCTACGGTCTCGACATCGCGATGGAAAACGTCGAGGACACCGATAATAATGTCACGCGTTTCGTTGTCCTCTCAAGGGAGCAGAAATGGGCAGAGCGCAAGAGCCCCGACCAGTTGATGATGACCACCTTCATCTTCCGTGTGCGCAACGTGCCGGCCGCGCTCTACAAAACCATGGGCGGCTTCGCCACCAATGGCGTCAACATGACGAAGCTTGAAAGCTATCAGCTTGGCGGAAAATTCTTTTCCACCCTCTTTTATGCCGATGTGGAGGGGCATCCGGACGACCGCAATGTTGCACTGGCGCTCGAAGAACTTGGCTTCTTCTCAAGGGAAGTGCGCATTCTCGGCGTTTATGAAGGGCATTCTTTCCGCGCTACCCAGACCGAGGATGAAGACTAG
- a CDS encoding 3-deoxy-manno-octulosonate cytidylyltransferase, which produces MSSLIVIPARMASTRLPGKPMADIAGMPMIVQVARRAAESGAGVVAVATDSKDVADAVENAGFKAVMTRADHQSGSDRIFEALGTIDPDGRFDKIINLQGDLPTIAPGDIRAVTGPLNDPQVDIATLGVEIVDEAEKSNPNVVKIVGAPREADPARLRALYFTRATAPWGEGPLYHHVGIYAYRRAALQRFVSLSPSVLEKRERLEQLRALEAGMRIDAQIVASVPLGVDTPEDLEKARQRLALNTDT; this is translated from the coding sequence ATGTCCAGCCTCATCGTCATTCCAGCGCGCATGGCTTCCACGCGTTTGCCCGGCAAACCCATGGCGGATATCGCCGGCATGCCCATGATCGTTCAGGTGGCGCGCCGGGCTGCGGAGAGCGGAGCCGGCGTTGTGGCGGTCGCGACCGATTCGAAAGACGTGGCGGATGCGGTTGAGAATGCCGGCTTCAAAGCCGTCATGACCCGCGCCGACCACCAGTCCGGCTCGGATCGCATCTTCGAGGCACTGGGGACGATCGATCCCGATGGTCGCTTCGACAAGATCATCAATCTTCAGGGCGACCTGCCCACCATTGCCCCCGGGGACATTCGCGCCGTCACCGGCCCGCTGAACGACCCGCAGGTGGACATCGCCACGCTTGGCGTCGAAATCGTGGATGAGGCGGAAAAGTCCAACCCCAATGTGGTGAAGATCGTGGGCGCACCGCGAGAAGCCGACCCGGCCCGTCTGCGAGCCCTCTATTTCACCCGTGCCACGGCTCCTTGGGGCGAGGGGCCGCTCTATCATCATGTCGGCATCTATGCGTATCGTCGCGCAGCGCTTCAGCGCTTCGTGTCGCTTTCGCCGTCGGTTCTGGAAAAACGGGAGCGGCTTGAGCAATTGCGGGCGCTGGAGGCGGGCATGCGCATTGATGCACAGATCGTCGCCTCGGTACCGCTGGGTGTCGACACACCCGAAGATCTGGAAAAAGCCAGGCAGAGACTAGCATTGAACACGGACACATGA
- a CDS encoding cytochrome c family protein, producing MNSFELNKILGALLGVVFVIFSVSILSDAIFSSPPPATPGYAIEVAEDDGAGASDEPAEPESIAPLLASADAGKGENIFKRCQACHTVDEGGANKVGPNLWEIVDRPVAGHEGFGYSAALQEFAEGGSVTWTYENLDHFLASPKGLVPGTAMAFAGLKKIEDRANLIAYLRQHAATPAPLPEPEAESGDDASAEEAEVEEAAPATEGESTPEETESGEDASSTEEAAPADSEAEEGQAEDAASGN from the coding sequence ATGAACTCGTTCGAACTCAACAAAATCCTCGGCGCTCTTCTCGGCGTCGTTTTCGTAATCTTCTCGGTCAGCATTCTTTCGGACGCGATTTTCTCGTCGCCACCGCCAGCCACACCGGGCTATGCGATTGAGGTGGCTGAGGACGATGGCGCAGGCGCATCCGATGAACCGGCAGAGCCGGAGTCCATCGCGCCGCTGCTGGCCTCGGCCGACGCAGGCAAGGGCGAGAACATTTTCAAGCGCTGTCAGGCCTGTCACACCGTGGATGAGGGTGGCGCCAACAAGGTTGGCCCCAATCTCTGGGAGATCGTGGATCGCCCCGTAGCCGGGCACGAGGGCTTCGGCTACTCGGCGGCTCTTCAGGAATTTGCCGAGGGCGGCAGCGTCACCTGGACCTACGAGAATCTCGATCACTTCCTCGCGAGCCCCAAAGGGCTGGTGCCTGGAACGGCCATGGCGTTTGCCGGCCTCAAGAAGATCGAAGACCGCGCCAATCTGATCGCTTATCTGCGCCAGCATGCTGCAACGCCTGCCCCCCTTCCCGAGCCGGAAGCGGAGAGTGGCGATGATGCCTCAGCGGAAGAGGCCGAGGTTGAGGAAGCGGCACCGGCAACCGAAGGTGAGAGCACACCGGAAGAGACGGAGAGCGGTGAAGACGCTTCGTCGACTGAGGAAGCCGCCCCTGCCGATAGTGAGGCCGAAGAAGGCCAGGCCGAGGACGCAGCGTCCGGCAACTAA
- a CDS encoding extracellular solute-binding protein, whose amino-acid sequence MRVIGARATWAACLAAALLFASHPASAEDEWLTSSSLIHPESEQGTFERYDYVNPDAPKGGTLNAVALGTYDSFNPFIVRGTRAAGLSYFGGFLWDTLMQQSLTEPSTSYPLIAEAFKHPDDNSSATYRINPKARWHDGKPITAEDVVWSLNMLKKHSPQHTRYFSSVVEAVALSEREVEFRFDQAGNKELPHIMGDLPVLPKHWWEGTDAEGKKRDFTQPTLEPPLGSGPYKIESFTPGSEVVWKRVEDYWAADLPVHVGRYNFDRRRYTYIQDENAAWLAFTKGGLQDIRVENRSRRWATEYTFPAFRDGDVIKKEFPTGGAEPMQGFVLNTRRPKFQDRRIREALTLAFNFEDMNRTLFFDSYTRTDSYFEGSELAATGLPEGRELEILEEFKDKLPPALFTEEFKLPVYDNPQAERTYLREAIKLFSEAGWSIKGGKMTNDGTGQQFTIEFLGNSPTDEITTGPYMTALRKIGIDVSLRIIDPSQYVNRIRNFDFDAVASIFVNSLSPGNEQREYWGSKAADTPGTRNLAGVKSPVVDALVEKIIYAQEREELVAASRALDRVLLWNYYWVPQWHAPYTRIAYWDKFGMPEKQPEYAGVDLDSWWIDPEREKALAAKYRSQN is encoded by the coding sequence ATGCGGGTGATCGGTGCAAGAGCAACATGGGCGGCCTGCCTTGCCGCGGCGCTTCTCTTCGCCAGCCACCCCGCAAGCGCAGAAGACGAGTGGCTCACCAGTTCGTCGCTGATCCACCCAGAAAGCGAACAGGGCACATTCGAGCGGTATGACTATGTAAACCCCGATGCTCCGAAGGGCGGAACGCTGAATGCGGTCGCGCTGGGGACTTACGACAGCTTCAACCCGTTTATCGTGCGAGGCACAAGGGCAGCCGGGCTGAGTTACTTTGGAGGGTTTCTCTGGGATACGCTGATGCAGCAGTCGCTCACCGAACCCAGCACGAGCTATCCGCTGATCGCCGAAGCCTTCAAGCATCCCGATGACAATTCTTCGGCCACCTATCGCATCAACCCCAAAGCGCGCTGGCATGACGGAAAGCCTATCACGGCGGAAGACGTGGTCTGGTCCTTGAACATGCTCAAGAAGCACAGCCCCCAGCACACACGTTATTTTTCGAGTGTCGTGGAAGCGGTGGCGCTGTCGGAGCGCGAGGTTGAATTTCGCTTCGACCAGGCCGGCAACAAGGAATTGCCCCACATCATGGGCGACCTGCCTGTCCTGCCCAAACACTGGTGGGAGGGAACCGACGCAGAGGGCAAAAAGCGCGATTTCACCCAGCCCACGCTCGAACCGCCGCTGGGAAGCGGTCCCTATAAGATCGAGAGCTTTACACCCGGCTCCGAGGTCGTTTGGAAACGGGTAGAAGATTACTGGGCCGCCGATCTGCCTGTGCATGTCGGACGCTACAATTTCGACCGCCGCCGATACACCTATATTCAGGATGAGAACGCTGCATGGCTCGCCTTCACCAAGGGTGGTCTTCAGGACATCCGCGTTGAGAACCGCTCACGCCGCTGGGCGACGGAATACACGTTCCCGGCGTTCAGGGACGGTGATGTCATCAAGAAGGAGTTTCCGACGGGCGGCGCCGAGCCCATGCAGGGGTTCGTTTTGAACACTCGCCGCCCGAAGTTTCAGGATCGCCGCATTCGCGAAGCACTCACGCTTGCCTTCAACTTCGAGGACATGAACCGGACCCTCTTCTTCGACAGCTACACCCGCACGGACAGCTATTTCGAAGGAAGCGAACTTGCTGCCACCGGCCTGCCTGAGGGGCGTGAACTGGAAATTCTCGAGGAGTTCAAGGACAAGCTTCCGCCTGCACTGTTCACCGAGGAATTCAAGCTGCCGGTCTACGACAATCCGCAGGCGGAACGAACCTATCTGCGCGAGGCCATCAAGCTCTTTTCCGAGGCGGGCTGGAGCATCAAGGGTGGAAAGATGACGAACGACGGCACCGGCCAGCAGTTCACCATCGAGTTTCTCGGCAACAGCCCCACGGACGAGATCACGACAGGGCCTTATATGACAGCGTTGCGCAAGATCGGTATCGACGTCTCGCTGCGCATCATCGACCCGTCGCAATATGTGAACCGCATCCGCAATTTCGATTTCGACGCTGTGGCGAGCATCTTCGTCAACTCGCTTTCACCGGGGAACGAGCAACGCGAGTATTGGGGATCCAAGGCGGCGGACACCCCCGGCACGCGCAACCTTGCCGGGGTAAAGAGCCCCGTCGTGGATGCGCTCGTTGAGAAAATCATCTACGCGCAGGAGCGTGAGGAACTCGTTGCCGCCAGCCGAGCGCTCGATCGCGTGCTTCTGTGGAATTACTACTGGGTGCCGCAATGGCACGCGCCCTACACACGTATTGCCTATTGGGATAAATTCGGCATGCCGGAGAAACAGCCCGAATATGCAGGTGTTGACCTCGATTCCTGGTGGATCGACCCGGAACGTGAGAAAGCGCTCGCAGCCAAGTACCGGAGCCAGAATTGA
- a CDS encoding extracellular solute-binding protein — MSGLLELPRREFLALAGAAIAAPLLPREVFADVETGTPLHGLSAFGDLKYARGFSHFDYACPEAPKGGTFNFQPGYWYFNQNVLTFNTLNAFVRTGDAPPRMEICFDSLMVRAYDEPDAIYGLLAESVTLSEDRNGFAFKLRPEARFHDGSPVTAEDVAFSYNLLQEKGHPQLQLPLSEMTEATAEGTDMVHLRFSGQQSRRNILTVAGYPIFSKAFVEENGFDSSRLVPVLGSGPYKVGRFSAGRYVEYERVEDYWARDLGPANGFNHFDTIRIDFYRDRNAGFEAFKKGDVYWRQEFTSRIWATGYDFPAIHDGRVVRTEIPGEKRPQLYGLVLNQRREQFKDVRVREAISLCFDFEWTNRNLFYDAYTRSHSFFERSPYKAEGEPSPEEQALLDRLRSDVPEAAFGEAVKQPASDGSGRDRNNLRRARELLTEAGWTPRDGVLHNEKGTRFTLEYLVRDEIFLRQDASFGENLRAIGIDASTRVVDASQYQSRQNAFDFDMIPVAIDLTATPDANGLEQIFHSRTAGVEGSYNYSGTVDPVVDELIEIAGKAKTRDELATTLKVLDRVLRARRDWIPNWHLTNHRVAHWDMFGYSDNKPDYFFPVESLWWFEQEKAKAIGKA; from the coding sequence TTGAGCGGCCTTCTCGAGCTCCCGCGCCGCGAGTTTCTAGCGCTTGCCGGGGCGGCAATCGCCGCACCACTTCTGCCGCGCGAGGTGTTTGCCGATGTGGAGACGGGCACGCCACTGCACGGCCTCTCGGCATTTGGCGATCTCAAATACGCTCGGGGCTTCAGCCATTTCGACTATGCCTGTCCCGAGGCGCCGAAGGGTGGCACGTTCAATTTCCAGCCGGGGTACTGGTATTTCAACCAGAATGTTCTGACATTCAATACGCTGAACGCCTTCGTGCGCACCGGGGATGCGCCGCCGCGCATGGAGATATGCTTCGATTCGCTGATGGTGCGGGCCTATGACGAACCTGACGCGATCTACGGGCTTCTGGCCGAGAGCGTGACACTTTCCGAGGATCGCAACGGGTTTGCCTTCAAGCTGCGTCCGGAGGCACGTTTTCACGATGGGTCGCCGGTCACCGCCGAAGACGTCGCATTTTCGTACAATCTCCTGCAGGAGAAGGGACACCCGCAGCTACAACTGCCCCTTTCCGAGATGACCGAAGCCACCGCCGAGGGCACAGACATGGTCCATCTCCGGTTTTCGGGGCAGCAGTCACGCCGCAACATTCTCACCGTGGCCGGCTACCCGATTTTCTCAAAGGCATTCGTCGAGGAGAACGGCTTCGACAGTTCCCGCCTCGTCCCGGTGCTCGGCTCAGGTCCCTACAAGGTGGGCCGGTTTTCGGCCGGCCGCTATGTGGAATATGAGCGGGTTGAAGACTACTGGGCGCGCGATCTTGGCCCCGCAAATGGGTTCAACCATTTCGACACGATCCGCATCGATTTCTACCGCGACCGCAATGCCGGTTTTGAGGCTTTCAAGAAAGGCGATGTCTACTGGCGCCAGGAATTCACGTCGCGCATATGGGCAACGGGGTACGATTTTCCTGCCATTCACGATGGGCGCGTGGTTCGGACGGAGATCCCCGGCGAAAAACGCCCTCAGCTCTACGGCCTCGTGCTCAACCAGCGGCGCGAGCAGTTCAAGGATGTGCGGGTGCGCGAGGCCATCAGCCTGTGCTTCGACTTTGAATGGACGAACCGCAACCTTTTCTACGACGCATACACGCGGTCGCATTCCTTCTTCGAACGCTCGCCCTACAAGGCTGAGGGAGAACCCTCACCCGAAGAACAGGCGCTGCTCGACCGCTTGCGCAGCGATGTGCCGGAAGCAGCCTTTGGAGAGGCGGTGAAACAGCCAGCCTCCGACGGATCGGGACGCGACCGTAACAATCTGCGTCGGGCGCGCGAGCTCTTGACCGAAGCGGGCTGGACGCCGCGCGATGGTGTTCTCCACAACGAGAAGGGCACGCGCTTCACACTGGAATATCTGGTGCGGGATGAAATCTTCCTGCGCCAGGATGCCAGCTTCGGCGAGAACCTGCGGGCCATCGGCATTGATGCCTCCACCCGCGTGGTCGATGCCTCACAGTACCAGAGTCGGCAGAATGCTTTCGACTTCGACATGATCCCCGTGGCGATCGACCTGACCGCCACCCCCGATGCCAACGGGCTTGAGCAGATATTCCACTCGCGCACCGCAGGTGTGGAAGGCTCCTACAATTATTCGGGCACCGTTGACCCCGTGGTCGATGAACTGATCGAGATTGCCGGTAAGGCGAAAACCCGTGACGAACTTGCCACAACGCTGAAGGTGCTGGACAGGGTCTTGCGTGCAAGGCGCGACTGGATTCCAAATTGGCACCTGACGAATCACCGGGTGGCTCACTGGGACATGTTCGGGTACAGCGACAACAAGCCGGATTACTTTTTTCCGGTGGAATCGCTCTGGTGGTTTGAGCAAGAGAAGGCAAAAGCGATTGGCAAGGCATAA
- a CDS encoding microcin C ABC transporter permease YejB: MGAYILRRLLLMIPTLFGIMAISFIVVQFAPGGPVEQVIAQITGQAGGADARISGGGGDLGNQGFDGSSVEGSGVTSKYRGAQGLDPEFIASLEKQFGFDKPPLERFGLMIWNYARFDFGESYFRDISVIDLILEKMPVSISLGLWITLISYGISIPLGIRKAVKDGSAFDVWTSGVVIVAYAIPGFLFAILLMVLFAGGSFFDWFPLRGLTSDNWESLSWPARILDYFWHLALPLTAMVLSAFATTTLLTKNSFLDEIRKQYVVTARAKGLSERQVLYGHVFRNAMLIIIAGFPGAFISAFFTGSLLIESIFSLDGLGLLGFRSVIDRDYPVVFANLYIFSLLGLVISLISDVTYTLIDPRIDFERRDV, encoded by the coding sequence ATGGGCGCCTATATCCTCCGTCGACTGCTTCTCATGATCCCGACACTCTTCGGCATCATGGCCATTTCCTTCATCGTCGTGCAATTCGCACCCGGCGGGCCCGTGGAACAGGTGATTGCCCAGATCACCGGTCAGGCCGGCGGCGCCGATGCGCGCATCTCCGGTGGCGGCGGCGATCTTGGCAATCAGGGTTTTGACGGCAGTTCGGTCGAAGGCAGTGGCGTAACCTCGAAATATCGTGGCGCGCAGGGTCTCGATCCGGAATTCATCGCATCGCTTGAAAAGCAATTCGGTTTCGACAAGCCGCCGCTCGAGCGCTTTGGCCTGATGATCTGGAACTATGCGCGTTTCGACTTTGGCGAGAGTTATTTCCGCGACATTTCGGTGATCGACCTGATCCTTGAAAAGATGCCGGTCTCGATCTCGCTCGGCCTCTGGATCACGCTGATCTCCTACGGGATTTCCATTCCACTCGGCATCCGCAAGGCGGTGAAGGACGGTTCGGCATTCGATGTGTGGACCAGCGGCGTTGTGATTGTTGCCTATGCCATTCCCGGCTTCCTGTTTGCCATTCTCCTGATGGTTCTGTTCGCCGGTGGATCCTTCTTCGACTGGTTTCCGCTGCGCGGCCTGACTTCCGACAATTGGGAAAGCCTTTCCTGGCCTGCGCGTATTCTCGATTATTTCTGGCACCTTGCCCTGCCTTTGACGGCCATGGTGCTCTCGGCCTTCGCCACGACGACGCTTCTGACAAAGAATTCGTTTCTCGATGAAATCCGCAAACAGTATGTGGTGACCGCACGCGCCAAGGGGCTTTCGGAACGACAGGTGCTCTATGGCCATGTGTTCCGCAATGCGATGCTGATCATCATCGCCGGCTTTCCCGGCGCGTTCATTTCGGCATTCTTCACCGGCTCGCTGCTGATCGAGAGCATCTTCTCGCTCGACGGGCTCGGGCTTCTGGGCTTCCGCTCGGTGATCGACCGTGACTATCCGGTGGTGTTCGCCAATCTCTACATCTTCTCGCTGCTCGGTCTGGTCATCAGCCTGATCTCGGATGTGACCTACACGCTGATCGACCCCCGCATCGACTTCGAGCGGAGGGATGTGTGA
- a CDS encoding ABC transporter permease — MSDIQVQSEVAAVRRPGRRPWLSPINKRRWQNFCANRRGYWSLWIFLILFVLSLFAEFLANDKPVLAYYKGEVLFPVLVDYPEEKFGGFLAVTDYRDPIISEEIEANGWMVWPPIRYSYRTVNNEIPEAAPAKPSWMYTKEERCGRYLQGVDDPACTPGNWNWLGTDDQARDVLSRVIYGFRISVLFGLILTGASALIGVSAGAIQGYFGGWTDLLFQRFIEIWSSIPVLYLILIIAAVLPPGFFILLGIMLLFSWVAFVGVVRAEFLRARNFEYVSAARALGVSNRTIIFRHLLPNAMVATLTFLPFILNGSITTLTSLDFLGFGLPPGSPSLGELLRQGQRNLNAPWLGIAGFLSLSIMLSLLIFIGEAVRDAFDPRKTFK; from the coding sequence ATGTCTGACATTCAGGTGCAAAGTGAGGTGGCAGCGGTGCGCCGCCCCGGCAGAAGGCCGTGGCTTTCGCCGATCAACAAGCGCCGCTGGCAGAATTTCTGCGCCAACCGGCGCGGCTACTGGTCTCTCTGGATTTTCCTGATCCTGTTCGTTCTGTCGCTGTTTGCCGAATTTCTGGCCAACGACAAACCGGTGCTTGCCTATTACAAGGGCGAGGTTCTGTTTCCGGTTCTGGTGGACTACCCCGAAGAGAAGTTCGGCGGTTTCCTCGCGGTGACAGACTATCGCGATCCGATCATCTCCGAGGAGATCGAGGCCAATGGCTGGATGGTGTGGCCGCCGATCCGTTATTCCTACCGCACGGTGAACAACGAAATTCCCGAGGCGGCGCCGGCCAAACCTTCATGGATGTACACCAAGGAAGAACGCTGCGGGCGTTATCTGCAGGGGGTGGACGACCCGGCCTGCACGCCCGGAAACTGGAACTGGCTCGGCACGGATGATCAGGCGCGCGACGTGCTTTCGCGGGTGATCTACGGGTTTCGCATCTCGGTGCTTTTCGGCCTGATCCTGACCGGCGCCTCGGCGCTGATCGGGGTCAGCGCCGGCGCGATACAGGGCTATTTCGGTGGCTGGACGGACCTTCTCTTCCAGCGTTTCATCGAGATCTGGTCCTCAATTCCGGTGCTCTATCTGATCCTGATCATCGCCGCCGTTTTGCCGCCGGGCTTCTTCATCCTGCTCGGCATCATGCTGCTTTTTTCATGGGTGGCTTTTGTGGGTGTTGTGCGCGCCGAATTCCTGCGAGCCCGCAACTTCGAATATGTGAGCGCGGCGCGGGCGCTTGGCGTTTCCAACCGCACGATCATCTTCCGCCACCTTCTGCCCAATGCGATGGTGGCCACCCTCACCTTCCTGCCCTTCATCCTGAACGGCTCGATCACAACGCTGACCTCGCTCGATTTTCTGGGCTTCGGACTTCCGCCCGGCTCGCCTTCGCTGGGTGAACTCCTGCGGCAGGGCCAGCGCAACCTCAACGCGCCATGGCTCGGCATTGCCGGCTTCCTGAGCCTCTCGATCATGCTGTCGCTCTTGATCTTCATCGGCGAAGCCGTGCGCGACGCCTTCGACCCGCGGAAGACATTCAAATGA
- a CDS encoding ABC transporter ATP-binding protein has product MSDTPLLSIRDLSVSFRQGAQETLAVDHISFDIARGETVALVGESGSGKSVSALSVLRLLPYPAASHPSGQIFYNGVDILAADETTQRKVRGNEISMIFQEPMTSLNPLHTIERQVGEMLKLHRGMGDKAARERTLELLNQVGIRDPEKRLDSFPHQLSGGQRQRVMIAMALANEPDLLIADEPTTALDVTVQAQILELLADLRRKKSMSMLFITHDLGIVRKVADRVCVMTDGKIVETGRTEEIFTNPQHAYTRHLIEAEPKGRPPKADPTAETVMEGDAIKVWFPVKKGLLRRTVDHIKGVDGVDVTVRAGQTLGVVGESGSGKTTLGLALARMIGSEGHIRFSGKEIDQLSFRQMRPYRHALQVVFQDPYGSLSPRMSVAEIIEEGLRIHEPGLSADERDAMVVDALKEVDLDPDSRFRYPHEFSGGQRQRIAIARAMVLKPRFVMLDEPTSALDMSVQAQVVDLLRDLQKRHNLAYLFISHDLKVVRALANEVIVMRAGKVVEAGPAEQIFDAPQTDYTRALIAAAFNIEATPGGVVSE; this is encoded by the coding sequence ATGAGTGACACGCCCCTTCTCTCGATCCGCGATCTTTCCGTGTCCTTCCGGCAGGGTGCGCAGGAGACGCTCGCGGTCGATCACATCTCGTTCGACATCGCACGTGGCGAGACCGTTGCGCTGGTGGGCGAATCGGGGTCGGGGAAATCGGTTTCGGCACTCTCGGTCCTGCGGCTTCTGCCCTATCCGGCGGCGAGCCATCCGTCCGGACAGATCTTCTACAACGGCGTGGACATCCTTGCCGCCGATGAAACGACACAGCGCAAGGTGCGCGGCAACGAGATCTCCATGATCTTCCAGGAGCCGATGACCTCGCTCAACCCGCTGCACACCATCGAGCGGCAGGTGGGCGAAATGCTGAAGCTGCATCGTGGCATGGGAGACAAGGCAGCGCGGGAGCGGACCCTTGAACTGCTCAATCAGGTGGGGATCCGCGATCCAGAAAAGCGGCTCGATTCCTTTCCGCACCAGCTCTCCGGCGGCCAGCGCCAGCGCGTGATGATTGCCATGGCGCTCGCCAACGAGCCCGATCTCCTGATCGCCGACGAGCCGACCACCGCGCTCGACGTGACAGTGCAGGCGCAGATCCTGGAACTTCTGGCCGACCTGCGGCGCAAGAAATCCATGTCGATGCTTTTCATCACTCATGATCTGGGCATCGTGCGCAAGGTGGCAGACCGGGTCTGCGTGATGACCGACGGGAAGATCGTGGAGACCGGTCGGACTGAAGAAATATTCACCAACCCCCAGCATGCCTATACGCGCCATCTCATCGAGGCCGAACCCAAGGGGCGCCCGCCGAAAGCGGATCCGACTGCAGAAACGGTGATGGAAGGTGACGCGATCAAGGTGTGGTTCCCGGTGAAGAAGGGGCTTCTGCGCCGCACGGTCGATCACATCAAGGGTGTCGACGGGGTGGACGTGACAGTACGCGCCGGCCAGACACTCGGCGTGGTGGGTGAATCGGGCTCCGGCAAGACGACGCTTGGCCTGGCCCTTGCCCGCATGATCGGATCAGAGGGGCACATACGCTTCTCGGGCAAGGAGATCGACCAGCTTTCCTTTCGCCAGATGCGCCCCTATCGGCACGCCTTGCAGGTGGTGTTTCAGGATCCCTATGGTTCGCTGAGCCCGCGCATGTCTGTCGCCGAGATCATCGAGGAAGGGCTGCGCATTCACGAGCCCGGCCTTTCGGCCGATGAACGCGACGCGATGGTGGTCGATGCGTTGAAGGAGGTCGATCTCGACCCCGATAGCCGGTTCCGCTACCCACACGAATTCTCCGGCGGTCAGCGCCAGCGTATCGCGATTGCCCGCGCGATGGTGCTGAAACCGCGTTTCGTGATGCTGGACGAGCCCACATCGGCGCTCGACATGAGCGTGCAGGCGCAGGTGGTGGACCTTCTGCGCGATTTGCAGAAGCGGCACAATCTGGCCTATCTCTTCATCAGCCATGACCTGAAAGTGGTGCGCGCACTTGCCAATGAGGTGATCGTCATGCGCGCCGGCAAGGTGGTGGAGGCTGGTCCGGCGGAGCAAATCTTCGATGCGCCACAGACCGATTACACACGCGCGCTGATCGCAGCCGCGTTCAACATCGAAGCCACGCCCGGAGGCGTGGTCAGCGAATAG